A section of the Babylonia areolata isolate BAREFJ2019XMU chromosome 1, ASM4173473v1, whole genome shotgun sequence genome encodes:
- the LOC143287632 gene encoding ras-related protein Rab-5C-like, which produces MSGGHTGSRQAGSAGTRGNGATTSGVTSSKQVKLVLLGDQGVGKSSLALRFVRGVFHEHLEATIGAAFLTHTVIVKDCTVKMDIWDTAGQERYHSLAPMYYRGAAAAIVVYDVNIADTFRRALAWVKELRQLNSGSVLIILAGNKVDLAPQNRAVSFEDAQTFAKENGLLFAEVSAKTGFAVTEIFMTLANKLIQKEKEEEEARRRGVQLGGEEGESSGCKC; this is translated from the exons atgaGCGGAGGACACACAGGAAGCAGACAAGCAGGGTCTGCTGGAACGAGGGGCAATGGAGCGACTACCAGCGGTGTCACCAGTAGCAAACAGGTCAAACTGGTGCTTCTGGGAGACCAGGGAGTAGGCAAGTCCTCTCTGGCACTACGTTTTGTCCGTGGAGTGTTTCATGAACACCTGGAAGCAACCATCGGAG cTGCCTTCTTGACCCACACAGTCATTGTCAAAGACTGCACGGTGAAGATGGACATCTGGGATACTGCGGGACAGGAACGATACCACAGTCTGGCTCCAATGTACTACAGAGGGGCTGCTGCAGCCATTGTTGTGTATGATGTCAACATAGCA gACACATTCAGACGGGCGTTAGCGTGGGTGAAGGAGCTGAGACAACTGAACTCGGGCTCCGTTCTGATCATCCTGGCAGGGAACAAAGTGGACTTGGCACCACAAAACAGGGCTGTCAGTTTTGAG GATGCTCAGACATTTGCCAAGGAAAATGGACTGTTGTTTGCTGAAGTGTCTGCAAAGACGGGCTTTGCTGTCACTGAGATATTTATGACTTTAG CCAACAAGCTGAttcagaaggagaaagaagaggaagaggccaGGAGAAGGGGAGTGCAGttaggtggggaggagggagagtcaTCAGGCTGCAAGTGCTGA